In one Candidatus Omnitrophota bacterium genomic region, the following are encoded:
- the lpxB gene encoding lipid-A-disaccharide synthase has translation MENLKHIFIICGEASGDLHASNLAAELKKIDPSIKISGAGGALLENTGANLYANIKDFAVMGLFDVLKKLPQFFALKKLLIEKIRSEAPDALVLIDFSGFNLRLAKAVNKSLPVIYYISPQVWASRPGRIQTIKKYIDKMIVIYEFEKKFYAKHGIDAQYVGNPLLDIVKVQQIKQNNPIVALLPGSRKQEITYILPVMLETSRLIKEKIPDASFLIAKPVNLDESIYTEAINKYKLDVQIISGKTYDCINAASFCLVASGTATLETAILEKPFVAIYKMSLLNYLFYRPQVKIPFICIVNIIAGKKIIPEFIQFHAKAKKIAGEVVKTLTDHQYYRQIKENLVSFKALLGKTGASQRAAEIILNTVRMGNE, from the coding sequence ATGGAAAATTTAAAACATATCTTTATTATCTGCGGAGAGGCATCCGGAGACCTGCACGCCTCTAACTTGGCAGCTGAACTAAAGAAAATAGACCCCTCTATTAAAATATCGGGTGCGGGAGGAGCTTTATTAGAAAACACCGGGGCAAACCTCTATGCCAACATCAAAGACTTCGCGGTAATGGGGCTATTTGATGTCTTGAAAAAATTACCTCAATTTTTTGCCCTCAAAAAACTCTTAATTGAGAAAATCCGCTCGGAAGCCCCTGACGCGCTTGTTTTAATTGACTTCTCCGGATTTAACTTACGCTTAGCAAAGGCAGTAAATAAATCCCTGCCGGTAATTTATTACATCAGCCCCCAGGTCTGGGCGTCAAGGCCGGGGAGGATTCAAACCATCAAGAAATATATTGATAAAATGATCGTTATCTATGAATTTGAAAAAAAATTCTATGCCAAACACGGTATTGACGCCCAATACGTAGGAAATCCTCTCTTAGATATTGTTAAAGTCCAGCAAATAAAACAAAATAATCCGATTGTGGCCCTCTTGCCCGGCTCACGCAAACAGGAAATAACATATATTCTTCCGGTAATGCTTGAAACATCCAGGCTTATTAAAGAAAAAATACCCGATGCCAGCTTCCTTATTGCCAAGCCGGTAAATCTGGATGAATCTATTTATACAGAAGCAATCAATAAATATAAACTGGATGTGCAGATAATTTCCGGGAAAACTTATGATTGTATTAACGCGGCGAGTTTCTGCTTGGTTGCCTCTGGCACTGCCACCCTTGAAACCGCAATACTTGAAAAGCCGTTTGTTGCTATTTATAAAATGAGCTTATTAAATTATCTTTTTTACCGGCCACAGGTAAAGATTCCTTTTATCTGCATAGTCAATATTATTGCCGGCAAGAAAATAATCCCCGAATTCATCCAATTCCATGCCAAGGCAAAAAAAATAGCCGGTGAAGTTGTTAAAACCTTGACCGACCATCAATATTACCGCCAGATCAAAGAAAATCTTGTTTCCTTTAAAGCGCTTCTTGGAAAAACAGGCGCCTCGCAGCGCGCCGCAGAGATTATTTTGAATACTGTCAGAATGGGAAATGAGTAA
- a CDS encoding MBL fold metallo-hydrolase, with amino-acid sequence MAVTIRFMGGVRTVTGSSHLVTSGRSQVLLDAGLFHGRRDESYAVNTSLSYNPHKINAVVVSHAHIDHCGNIPTVVKNGLKSRIYSTHATKALASLMLEDSGKIQEEDARYLNKIGRRFGGSIRKPLYNRREASKAASKFHPLSYNQRLCIAKNVFLTFFNAGHILGSGIIVLDVKDEAGNLRIGCAVDLGRRGLPLLEDPVIPKNLDYLILETTYGAKSHTPIDQAQGKLKEVINRTIARKGKVIIPSFSLERAQEVIYFLNELLEKKQIPVVPVYVDSPLATDITQVFSKQLAYLNKEARFAISSGRSPFEFLNLRYVRDQKESKSLNNDDRPMIIIAGSGMCESGRVLHHLKNNIEDARNTILVVGYMAKDTLGRRIVDKQEYVKIYGSEYQLNAEVVVINAFSGHADQGELMDFVSACLPLKKVFLVHGEEEQSQGFFQALTQKGISAYLPAKGEEVLLQ; translated from the coding sequence ATGGCTGTAACTATAAGATTTATGGGCGGGGTAAGGACAGTGACCGGTTCGTCGCATCTTGTGACTTCCGGCAGGTCCCAGGTTTTACTTGATGCCGGGCTTTTTCACGGCCGCCGCGATGAGTCTTACGCGGTAAATACCAGCCTTTCTTATAATCCGCACAAGATAAACGCTGTGGTTGTCTCTCACGCGCATATTGACCATTGCGGTAATATCCCTACGGTAGTCAAGAACGGTTTGAAAAGCCGTATCTATTCTACCCATGCCACTAAGGCTTTAGCAAGCCTGATGCTTGAAGATTCCGGGAAGATCCAGGAAGAAGATGCGCGGTATTTGAATAAGATCGGCAGGCGTTTCGGCGGCAGTATCCGCAAGCCATTATATAACCGCAGAGAAGCTTCGAAAGCCGCTTCTAAATTTCATCCGCTTTCCTATAATCAAAGGCTGTGCATTGCCAAGAATGTTTTTTTGACTTTTTTTAATGCCGGGCATATCTTAGGGTCAGGGATTATTGTTTTAGATGTTAAAGATGAAGCCGGGAATTTGCGCATTGGTTGTGCCGTGGATTTGGGAAGAAGAGGCTTGCCGTTATTAGAGGATCCGGTAATCCCCAAGAATTTAGATTATCTTATCCTTGAAACTACCTATGGCGCTAAGAGCCACACGCCCATTGATCAGGCCCAGGGGAAGTTAAAGGAAGTCATTAACCGCACTATCGCGCGCAAGGGCAAGGTCATCATTCCTTCTTTTTCGCTTGAGCGCGCGCAAGAAGTGATTTATTTCTTAAATGAGCTTTTAGAGAAGAAACAGATCCCTGTTGTCCCGGTTTACGTGGACAGCCCCTTGGCAACAGATATTACGCAGGTTTTTTCTAAGCAGCTTGCTTATTTGAATAAAGAGGCGCGTTTTGCGATAAGTTCCGGCAGAAGCCCCTTTGAATTCTTGAATTTACGTTATGTGCGCGACCAGAAGGAATCAAAATCCCTGAATAATGACGACCGGCCGATGATCATTATTGCTGGAAGCGGCATGTGTGAATCAGGAAGAGTATTACACCACTTGAAGAATAATATTGAAGATGCGCGCAACACTATACTTGTTGTGGGCTATATGGCAAAAGATACTTTAGGAAGAAGGATAGTTGATAAACAGGAATATGTGAAAATTTATGGCTCTGAGTATCAGTTAAACGCGGAGGTTGTGGTTATAAATGCTTTTTCCGGGCACGCCGATCAAGGCGAGCTTATGGATTTTGTATCTGCATGTCTTCCTTTGAAAAAGGTGTTCTTAGTGCACGGTGAAGAGGAGCAGTCGCAGGGTTTTTTTCAGGCTTTAACCCAAAAAGGCATAAGCGCTTACTTGCCGGCTAAGGGCGAAGAAGTATTGCTCCAGTAA
- a CDS encoding DUF1846 domain-containing protein, which translates to MKNGFDNEKYLEEQTSAITERVSKFGNKLYLEFGGKLCFDYHAARVLPGYDPNVKIRLLQLLKDKIEIVLCIYAADIERGRVRGDFGITYDAATFKLIDDLRKWGLDISSVVITRFANQHAAIIFKNKLERRNVKVYLHYPIDGYPTNVDYVVSERGLGKNDYIATKKPIVVVTAPGPNSGKLSVCLSQLYHEHKRGINAGYAKFETFPIWNLPLKHPVNVAYEAATADILDFNLVDPFHLSTYNKTAINYNRDVECFPILKLILSRISSGSSSAPMYNSPTDMGVNRAGFGIVDDSLVREASRQELIRRYFRYNSEYLMGIEKKSAVDRVAALMEELQVKVVDRPVVEVARKAAQEAEGKGKGNFGVYCGAAMQLPNGKIITGKNSHLMHAASSLILNALKLLANIPDEILLLSPQVIKQISKLKKDILGTESESLDLEEALIALAISATTNHTAELAMNKLADLNKCELHMTHIPTPGDDVGLKRLGVNLTTDGEFSSRNLFVEE; encoded by the coding sequence ATGAAAAACGGTTTTGATAACGAGAAATACCTTGAAGAGCAGACTTCTGCGATTACCGAGAGGGTAAGTAAATTCGGCAATAAGCTTTATCTTGAATTTGGGGGCAAGCTTTGTTTTGACTACCATGCCGCGCGGGTTTTGCCCGGGTATGATCCCAATGTAAAAATCCGCCTTCTGCAGTTACTCAAAGATAAGATTGAAATTGTGCTTTGTATCTATGCCGCAGATATTGAGCGCGGCAGGGTGCGCGGAGATTTCGGGATCACCTACGACGCGGCCACCTTCAAGCTTATCGATGATCTAAGAAAGTGGGGGCTGGATATTTCATCAGTGGTGATCACCCGTTTTGCCAATCAGCATGCCGCAATTATCTTTAAGAATAAGCTGGAGAGAAGAAATGTTAAAGTTTATTTGCATTATCCAATTGATGGATACCCTACGAATGTGGACTATGTGGTAAGCGAGAGGGGTCTTGGCAAGAATGATTATATTGCCACAAAGAAACCCATTGTTGTGGTTACTGCTCCCGGGCCAAATAGCGGAAAACTTTCGGTATGCCTTTCCCAGCTTTATCATGAGCATAAAAGAGGCATAAACGCCGGTTACGCTAAATTTGAGACATTCCCGATTTGGAACCTTCCTTTAAAACATCCGGTCAATGTTGCTTATGAGGCGGCAACTGCCGATATATTGGATTTTAATTTAGTTGATCCGTTCCATTTAAGCACATATAACAAGACCGCGATAAATTATAACCGAGACGTGGAATGTTTTCCGATTTTAAAGCTTATCTTAAGCCGCATCTCAAGCGGAAGTTCCAGCGCTCCGATGTATAATTCTCCCACAGATATGGGGGTCAACCGCGCCGGATTCGGGATCGTGGACGACAGTTTGGTGCGGGAAGCTTCGCGTCAGGAATTGATCCGCAGGTATTTCAGGTATAATAGCGAATATTTGATGGGGATTGAAAAAAAATCAGCGGTTGATAGAGTCGCCGCATTAATGGAAGAGTTGCAGGTAAAAGTCGTTGATCGGCCGGTAGTAGAAGTTGCCCGCAAGGCAGCGCAAGAAGCAGAAGGCAAGGGCAAGGGTAATTTTGGGGTCTATTGCGGGGCAGCTATGCAGTTGCCAAATGGGAAAATTATTACTGGAAAGAATTCTCATTTGATGCACGCGGCATCAAGCCTGATTTTAAACGCGCTTAAGCTGTTAGCTAATATCCCGGATGAAATTCTTCTTCTTTCGCCGCAGGTAATTAAGCAAATATCCAAGCTTAAGAAGGATATACTAGGCACGGAATCAGAGAGCCTGGATTTGGAAGAGGCATTGATCGCCCTGGCTATAAGTGCGACTACTAACCATACGGCAGAGTTGGCGATGAATAAATTAGCGGATTTAAATAAATGCGAATTGCATATGACTCATATCCCCACCCCCGGGGATGATGTTGGATTAAAGCGTCTGGGAGTAAACCTTACCACTGACGGAGAGTTTTCATCCCGCAATCTTTTTGTTGAGGAATAA
- the carA gene encoding glutamine-hydrolyzing carbamoyl-phosphate synthase small subunit, whose protein sequence is MANPSDKLKRAMIALEDGTVLCGYSFGAEGEAYGEAVFNTSLTGYQEIITDPSYKGQIVVMTYPLIGNYGVNIEDAESRKPFLEAVVVKEVSKITSNWRASESLPDYMKKNNIIGIEGVDTRKLTLHIRKTGAMRCVVSTVDLNKESLVEKAKKSKGLEGIDLVKEVQPKAEYVWNKNGKYHVAVLDCGVKYNILRCLEENDCRVTVVPAKTPSGDILKLKIQGVLLSNGPGDPSAVPYVVNTTKELLGKIPIFGICLGHQMLGQALGGKTFKLKFGHHGGNHPVKDLKTGKVSISVQNHGFCVDMDTLNKKEVELTHINLNDKTLEGMRHKKLPVFSVQFHPEAGPGPHDARYLFKEFTRIMESEKRKAKN, encoded by the coding sequence ATGGCAAATCCAAGCGATAAATTAAAAAGGGCGATGATCGCCCTTGAAGATGGCACGGTCCTGTGCGGGTATTCTTTTGGCGCAGAAGGCGAAGCTTATGGAGAAGCGGTATTCAATACTAGCCTTACCGGTTATCAGGAAATTATTACCGATCCTTCTTATAAGGGCCAAATTGTGGTAATGACTTATCCTCTGATCGGTAATTACGGGGTGAATATTGAGGATGCCGAATCGCGTAAGCCGTTTCTTGAGGCTGTTGTGGTAAAAGAGGTCAGTAAAATTACCAGCAATTGGAGAGCTTCAGAGAGCCTTCCAGATTATATGAAAAAAAACAATATCATCGGCATTGAAGGCGTGGATACCCGCAAGCTAACGCTTCATATACGTAAAACCGGCGCCATGCGTTGTGTTGTTTCTACTGTTGACCTTAATAAAGAAAGCCTTGTAGAAAAAGCAAAAAAATCAAAAGGTTTAGAGGGAATAGATCTAGTAAAAGAAGTCCAGCCTAAAGCTGAATATGTTTGGAATAAAAATGGCAAATACCACGTGGCAGTCTTAGACTGCGGGGTAAAATATAATATCCTGCGTTGTTTAGAAGAAAATGATTGCCGGGTTACAGTTGTTCCGGCCAAAACACCGTCGGGTGATATCCTTAAGCTTAAAATCCAAGGAGTGCTTTTATCAAATGGGCCCGGAGACCCATCAGCTGTTCCGTATGTGGTTAATACCACAAAAGAGTTGTTGGGGAAGATCCCGATCTTTGGGATTTGCCTGGGGCATCAGATGTTGGGGCAGGCCTTAGGAGGCAAGACCTTTAAGCTTAAATTCGGCCATCATGGAGGCAACCATCCGGTAAAAGATTTAAAAACAGGGAAGGTCTCTATCTCTGTGCAGAATCATGGTTTTTGCGTGGACATGGATACTTTAAATAAGAAAGAAGTTGAATTAACCCACATTAATTTAAATGATAAGACTTTAGAGGGTATGCGCCACAAGAAGCTTCCGGTTTTTAGTGTGCAGTTTCATCCAGAGGCGGGGCCCGGTCCGCACGACGCGCGCTATCTTTTTAAGGAGTTTACAAGAATAATGGAGAGCGAAAAACGAAAAGCGAAAAACTAA
- the rpsB gene encoding 30S ribosomal protein S2, translating to MPLKGGVIVPTELIKQLLEAGVHFGHKTSRWNPKMKKFIFGSRSGVYIIDLEKTEECLNKARDFVVDLTSKGDYVLFVGTKKQAQAVVHEEALRSGMFYVTQRWPGGLLTNFSTVKSSINRLREIEKMKEDGTYEKFTKKEVAGLEKELEKLRKNFSGITQMEKMPKAIFIVDTKKEETAVREALKLGIPIIGLLDTNCNPDPVAFPVPGNDDAAKSIKLITNLIAESAVEGRKRFLSYLSETGVNKIKDEPVQEAQVISAEEETTIKVIEEVVETDQALPKKNIKTRAK from the coding sequence ATGCCTTTGAAAGGGGGAGTTATTGTGCCAACAGAATTAATAAAGCAGCTTTTAGAAGCAGGGGTGCATTTCGGCCATAAGACATCGCGCTGGAACCCGAAAATGAAGAAGTTTATTTTTGGCTCCAGAAGCGGTGTTTATATCATTGACCTTGAAAAGACCGAAGAGTGCCTGAATAAGGCGCGTGATTTCGTGGTGGATCTTACCTCTAAAGGGGACTATGTCCTTTTTGTGGGGACCAAAAAGCAGGCCCAAGCCGTCGTGCATGAGGAAGCGCTGCGTTCGGGGATGTTTTATGTTACCCAGCGCTGGCCGGGGGGGCTTTTGACTAATTTTTCAACAGTTAAAAGCAGCATTAATCGTTTAAGGGAAATTGAAAAAATGAAAGAAGACGGCACTTATGAAAAATTCACCAAGAAAGAGGTCGCCGGTTTAGAAAAAGAATTAGAGAAATTAAGAAAGAATTTTTCCGGTATCACCCAGATGGAAAAGATGCCTAAGGCTATTTTTATCGTGGACACCAAAAAAGAAGAAACCGCGGTGCGCGAAGCCTTGAAGCTGGGGATTCCCATTATCGGGCTTTTGGATACTAATTGTAATCCTGATCCGGTAGCTTTTCCCGTGCCCGGAAATGATGACGCTGCTAAATCCATTAAGCTTATTACAAACTTGATCGCGGAAAGCGCCGTAGAAGGAAGAAAGAGGTTTTTGTCTTATCTTTCCGAAACCGGAGTGAATAAGATTAAAGACGAGCCGGTTCAGGAGGCTCAGGTTATATCTGCCGAAGAAGAAACCACAATTAAAGTTATTGAAGAGGTTGTGGAGACGGATCAGGCGTTGCCTAAGAAAAACATAAAAACAAGAGCCAAATAA
- the mnmA gene encoding tRNA 2-thiouridine(34) synthase MnmA, whose amino-acid sequence MKKKKVLAALSGGVDSTIAAYLLKEQGYDVKGITMKIWDDASSSGDFIKSGCYGPGEGKDILDAQKAAEKIGIPHYVVNLKDEYKKLVLGYFSKEYLSGKTPNPCIVCNQKIKFGLLLDKADKLGIDFDLFATGHYARIEFDRKTKRYLLKKSLDPEKDQTYFLYRLKQQQLRKTIFPLGGFLKKQVKKLAMEIGLKDFVEKPESQDFYEGDDFSAFFPKNKIYPGEIVDTSGKVIGKHRGIVYYTIGQRKGLNIGGLKEPFYVVGLDACKNKVIAGKKDELFSRFLIAKDVNWISNLKLPSKIKAKAKLRFRHPEQPCTVIAQDKNMARVVFDKPQMSITPGQSVVFYLRDSVLGGGIIEKARQ is encoded by the coding sequence ATGAAAAAAAAGAAAGTATTAGCCGCCTTAAGCGGAGGAGTAGATTCCACAATCGCCGCGTATTTGCTTAAAGAACAGGGGTATGATGTAAAAGGCATCACCATGAAAATCTGGGATGATGCTTCATCTTCGGGGGATTTTATAAAAAGCGGATGTTACGGCCCTGGCGAAGGCAAAGATATTTTGGACGCGCAAAAAGCTGCCGAAAAAATTGGAATTCCGCATTATGTAGTAAATCTCAAGGATGAATATAAAAAGTTAGTCTTAGGGTATTTCTCAAAAGAATATTTATCCGGTAAAACCCCTAATCCCTGCATTGTTTGTAATCAGAAGATCAAATTCGGGTTATTACTGGATAAGGCGGATAAGCTGGGGATTGATTTTGATTTATTCGCTACCGGGCATTACGCGCGTATAGAGTTTGACCGGAAAACTAAAAGGTATTTACTTAAGAAAAGCCTTGATCCAGAAAAAGATCAGACCTATTTTCTCTATCGCTTGAAACAACAGCAGCTTAGAAAAACAATATTTCCGCTGGGCGGGTTTCTCAAGAAACAGGTCAAGAAGCTGGCCATGGAAATCGGCCTTAAGGATTTTGTAGAGAAACCGGAAAGCCAGGATTTCTACGAAGGCGATGATTTTTCGGCTTTTTTCCCAAAGAATAAGATTTACCCGGGTGAAATTGTGGATACTTCAGGAAAAGTAATCGGCAAGCACAGGGGGATCGTTTATTATACTATTGGGCAGCGCAAAGGTTTGAATATCGGAGGCCTAAAAGAGCCCTTTTATGTTGTGGGGCTTGATGCCTGTAAAAATAAAGTAATTGCCGGCAAAAAAGACGAACTTTTTTCCCGCTTTTTGATTGCTAAAGATGTCAATTGGATCTCTAATTTAAAACTGCCCAGTAAGATAAAAGCTAAAGCCAAATTACGTTTTCGCCATCCAGAACAGCCTTGCACGGTTATTGCGCAAGATAAAAATATGGCAAGGGTTGTTTTTGACAAGCCGCAGATGTCTATTACCCCCGGACAGTCAGTTGTTTTTTACCTGCGGGATTCGGTTTTAGGGGGAGGGATTATTGAAAAAGCCCGCCAATGA
- a CDS encoding ABC transporter ATP-binding protein/permease: MKNYRKLFSFSKAYTHLLVISGLLMGVVTFFDVFRLSAIVPLIDRIFTNKQIVFPNGKLPFFLEKILVQLNSLPPLKVLSLILIVMPIALILRAVFEFAQSYIMSDVGQKVIRDVRNKVYEKLQDLSLDYFTQKRSGELISRITNDVKLIENAVSYALTDLVYQSFEVISFAILIFFINWRLAFLSLVILPMIAWPMVSVGKVLRKLSKRSQEKSADINSTLVETFTGIKVVKAFNAQAREIARFTQQNFQYYRLAMKSIKRTLLLGIATELIGVFVALVIIYYSGKQVVSGEISFGTFTLFMAALLSMIRPFKKLSQVSSIMQQAQAASERIYEILDMVPTVVEKPHAGVLTGFKNYIAFEDVWFRYADKDILKGINIKVNKGEIIAIVGPSGTGKTTFIDLIPRFYDPQRGRIIIDGNDISDFTLKSLRSHIGIVSQETVLFNDTIQANISYGTDNASQEQIEEAAKKACAHDFILNSCLGYQTLIGDRGAKLSGGERQRIAIARALLKNPPILILDEATSQLDSESERLVQQALDKLIQGRTVFVVAHRLSTVKNAHRIIVLSEGRIAEEGNHQELLEKKGIYRKLYQLQELGLS, from the coding sequence ATGAAAAATTACCGCAAGCTATTCAGTTTCTCCAAAGCCTATACCCATCTTCTGGTTATTTCCGGATTATTGATGGGGGTGGTCACTTTTTTTGATGTTTTCCGCCTAAGCGCGATAGTGCCTTTGATCGACCGTATTTTTACCAACAAACAGATTGTTTTCCCGAATGGTAAGCTGCCGTTTTTCTTAGAGAAGATCCTTGTTCAATTAAACAGCCTGCCCCCGTTAAAGGTCTTAAGCCTTATCCTTATTGTTATGCCCATAGCTTTAATCTTAAGGGCGGTTTTTGAGTTCGCGCAAAGCTATATTATGTCTGATGTGGGGCAAAAGGTCATCCGTGACGTGCGCAATAAGGTCTACGAGAAACTGCAGGATTTATCCTTAGACTATTTTACCCAAAAAAGAAGCGGGGAGCTAATATCGCGCATTACCAATGACGTAAAACTTATTGAAAACGCGGTATCTTACGCGCTTACGGATTTGGTTTATCAGTCTTTTGAGGTAATATCTTTCGCGATCCTCATATTTTTCATCAATTGGAGGCTGGCGTTTCTTTCTTTAGTGATCTTGCCGATGATCGCCTGGCCGATGGTATCTGTGGGAAAGGTTTTAAGAAAATTAAGCAAACGCTCGCAGGAAAAATCTGCCGATATAAATTCTACTCTTGTGGAGACTTTTACCGGTATAAAAGTCGTCAAGGCCTTTAATGCCCAAGCCCGCGAGATCGCCCGTTTCACGCAGCAGAATTTTCAGTATTACCGTTTGGCTATGAAATCCATTAAGCGCACATTACTGCTTGGTATCGCTACAGAGCTAATCGGGGTCTTTGTGGCGCTGGTGATCATTTATTACAGCGGGAAACAGGTGGTAAGCGGAGAGATTTCATTCGGGACGTTTACTTTGTTTATGGCAGCGCTTTTATCCATGATCCGCCCCTTTAAGAAATTAAGCCAGGTAAGCTCCATTATGCAGCAGGCGCAAGCCGCAAGCGAGAGGATCTATGAGATTTTGGATATGGTCCCTACTGTCGTAGAAAAACCCCATGCCGGAGTTCTTACCGGGTTTAAAAACTATATAGCTTTTGAAGATGTCTGGTTCAGGTACGCGGACAAAGATATCCTTAAAGGTATCAATATAAAGGTAAATAAGGGGGAGATTATCGCTATTGTCGGCCCCAGCGGCACAGGCAAGACTACTTTTATAGACTTGATCCCGCGTTTTTACGATCCGCAAAGGGGGAGGATAATAATTGATGGTAACGACATAAGTGATTTTACCTTAAAATCATTACGTTCGCACATCGGTATTGTCAGTCAGGAGACGGTGCTTTTTAATGATACTATACAGGCGAATATTTCTTACGGAACAGATAACGCTTCGCAGGAACAGATAGAGGAAGCCGCTAAAAAGGCCTGCGCCCATGATTTTATTTTAAATTCCTGTTTAGGATATCAGACTCTTATCGGCGACAGGGGCGCTAAGCTTTCCGGAGGAGAGAGGCAGCGTATTGCTATAGCCCGTGCGCTTTTGAAAAATCCGCCCATACTTATCCTTGATGAAGCTACTTCTCAGCTTGATTCGGAATCTGAAAGGCTTGTCCAGCAGGCCTTAGATAAGCTGATACAGGGACGAACCGTTTTTGTGGTGGCGCACCGGCTTTCCACAGTTAAGAACGCCCACCGGATCATTGTTTTAAGCGAAGGAAGAATTGCCGAAGAAGGAAACCATCAAGAGCTTTTGGAGAAAAAAGGGATATACCGCAAACTCTACCAGTTGCAGGAATTAGGCCTGTCTTAA
- the tsf gene encoding translation elongation factor Ts, with translation MTKIPLESIKELRNITSASVSDCRKALQDASGDIKKASELLRKRGLELSAKKQDRVAKEGRVEAYIHNGNKIGVLLEVDCETDFVARNAEFAQFAKDLAMQIAALNPKYIKKEDVSQEALEHEKDKELFYKENCLMEQAFIKDPSLNIKDYLGSLVAKFNENILIRKFIRYKIGE, from the coding sequence ATGACAAAGATACCGCTTGAGTCTATTAAAGAATTAAGAAATATCACTTCCGCAAGCGTCAGTGACTGCCGCAAGGCCCTTCAAGACGCATCCGGAGACATCAAAAAAGCCTCTGAGCTTTTGCGTAAAAGAGGGCTGGAACTATCCGCCAAGAAGCAGGATCGCGTTGCTAAAGAGGGAAGAGTAGAAGCCTATATCCATAACGGGAATAAGATCGGCGTGTTGCTTGAAGTGGATTGCGAAACGGATTTTGTCGCGCGTAACGCGGAATTCGCCCAGTTTGCTAAAGACTTGGCTATGCAGATAGCCGCTCTTAATCCTAAATATATCAAGAAAGAAGATGTCTCGCAGGAAGCTTTAGAGCATGAAAAAGATAAAGAGCTTTTTTATAAAGAGAACTGCCTTATGGAGCAGGCATTTATCAAGGATCCTTCTCTAAATATTAAAGATTATTTGGGCAGTCTTGTGGCAAAGTTTAATGAAAATATCCTGATACGCAAATTTATCCGTTATAAGATCGGCGAATAA
- a CDS encoding 50S ribosomal protein L27: MAGGKATGKKDEVLKVSQGQPVKTGTILCRGINRYKAGKNVKGEGTVYAIACGTVYFTKKKSPKGSVRTFINILPK; encoded by the coding sequence ATGGCAGGCGGTAAAGCAACTGGAAAAAAAGATGAAGTTTTAAAAGTTTCCCAAGGGCAGCCGGTTAAAACAGGCACTATTCTTTGCCGGGGGATTAATCGCTACAAGGCCGGGAAAAATGTTAAAGGAGAGGGGACTGTCTACGCGATAGCTTGCGGGACAGTTTATTTTACCAAAAAGAAATCTCCCAAGGGTTCTGTAAGGACCTTTATTAACATCCTTCCAAAATGA